A single Ciona intestinalis chromosome 12, KH, whole genome shotgun sequence DNA region contains:
- the LOC100184879 gene encoding ovochymase-1-like isoform X1 yields MDAWSVVMWGGLYKATMNYNVWRMEYGLMIHPHVWVGNIQIFKQNHLLFGKLTQKARWPSVLRRTWIPNLIEADHECSSPYHQWHWRDLSVGLIESIGGLGQCWSPARHGTRIRLALAPCDPINPSQHFKCSDLSLRQCALHVGVEGLWLGRDSDAQHKDNHIYLLSNPGSFQMDWEALEPTAVSLAGNMSYGNTLCRKICGGEINLNEGIIQSPGYPVRYQQNTICRWIIKAPNKMIRFWVTDLDLSPGRDLTDKSCDRDRLTIMEGDEFTEDSAHVLATVCGKLHAGQGPITTVHGKLLLEFRSGNYEVTKRGFQARWVAEALDQPQTECGATSPSSGGNFARLVGGVKEAVENVPWHAAVFSDDVGTRDDNETPLCGATIIRHSYALTAAHCLDHLTSQQQVDKTILGYATSQLWRLTRLSHLLRDSDITVSSMDDDTGASVIRLSRIYSHPTYSENLDSDIVLIKVAEPITWSSRVFPVCLPSPESLLDHVGHGRLHIPKQYCKLAGWGSSSELGDYASDLASIEIPVMSDKHCERSSASLFGRRVNIRATLCAGHFDGTRQSPCKGDDGGGLTCSWNGNHYLVGVAGEQFGECSLLNVPRYFTRVSTFIKWVEDTIRKSKFGYDSNFAKGAREW; encoded by the exons ATGGATGCATGGTCAGTTGTGATGTGGGGTGGTCTATACAAGGCAACCATGAATTACAATGTATGGAGAATGGAGTATGGTCTGATGATACACCCTCATGTGTGGGTGGGGAATATACAG attttcaaacaaaaccatTTATTGTTCGGCAAATTGACGCAAAAAGCAAGATGGCCGTCTGTCTTAAG GCGAACATGGATTCCAAATTTAATTGAAGCTGACCATGAATGTAGTTCACCCTACCACCAATGGCACTGGAGAGATTTAAGCGTCGGGCTTATAGAAAGCATAGGAGGTTTAGGACAGTGTTGGTCACCTGCTCGGCATGGCACAAGAATCAGACTTGCCCTCGCCCCATGTGACCCCATTAACCCCTCCCAG CACTTCAAATGCTCTGATTTAAGTTTGCGGCAATGCGCGTTACACGTTGGTGTTGAGGGTTTGTGGTTGGGTCGTGACAGTGATGCACAACATAAAGACAATCATATATACCTTCTATCAAACCCTGGTAGTTTCCAAATGGATTGGGAAGCACTGGAACCTACTGCAGTATCTTTGGCAGGGAATATGTCGTATGGAAACACACTGTGCAG AAAAATCTGTGGGGGTGAAATCAATTTGAATGAAGGCATCATACAAAGTCCAGGCTACCCTGTAAGGtatcaacaaaacacaatCTGTAGATGGATTATTAAAG CTCCAAACAAAATGATCCGGTTCTGGGTCACTGACCTTGACCTTTCACCGGGTCGTGACCTCACGGATAAATCATGTGATCGTGATCGTCTCACGATCATGGAAGGTGATGAATTCACGGAGGATTCTGCTCATGTACTTGCTACAGTATGTG GCAAACTGCATGCTGGTCAAGGACCCATCACCACGGTGCATGGAAAACTACTTCTTGAATTCCGGAGTGGTAATTATGAAGTCACAAAACGTGGATTTCAAGCAAGATGGGTGGCTGAAGCATTAGACCAACCACAAACAG aatGTGGTGCTACATCGCCCTCCAGCGGTGGGAATTTCGCTCGTCTGGTAGGTGGCGTTAAAGAGGCAGTTGAAAATGTTCCATGGCATGCTGCAGTGTTTAGTGACGACGTGGGTACCCGGGACGACAACGAAACCCCCCTATGCGGCGCCACCATTATACGACACAGCTACGCGCTGACGGCAGCCCATTGTCTCGACCATCTGACGTCACAGCAGCA GGTTGATAAAACCATTCTCGGCTACGCGACTTCTCAGCTTTGGCGGCTGACGCGTCTCTCGCACCTACTGCGTGATAGTGACATCACTGTGTCGTCAATGGATGACGACACTGGCGCGAGCGTGATCCGTTTGAGTCGTATCTACAGCCACCCTACTTACAGCGAAAACCTGGATAGTGATATTGTATTAATTAAG GTTGCCGAGCCGATCACGTGGTCGTCTCGGGTATTCCCCGTATGTCTGCCATCGCCGGAATCACTTCTTGATCACGTGGGCCACGGTCGATTGCACATCCCAAAGCAATATTGCAAACTAGCTGGATGGGGAAGCTCCTCAGAGCTGG GCGATTACGCGAGTGATTTAGCCAGTATAGAAATTCCAGTGATGAGCGACAAACATTGCGAAAGATCATCAGCCAGTTTGTTTGGACGTAGAGTCAATATTCGGGCAACGCTGTGCGCTGGTCATTTTGACGGCACGAGACAAAGCCCTTGCAaa ggCGACGATGGAGGTGGTCTTACATGTTCTTGGAACGGCAACCATTATTTGGTTGGTGTGGCTGGCGAGCAGTTTGGCGAATGCTCATTACTGAACGTACCACGTTACTTTACACGCGTTTCCACTTTCATTAAGTGGGTTGAGGATACGATTCGAAAATCCAAATTCGGTTACGACTCGAATTTTGCGAAGGGGGCTAGGGAGTGgtga
- the LOC100184879 gene encoding CUB and sushi domain-containing protein 1-like isoform X2 has translation MDAWSVVMWGGLYKATMNYNVWRMEYGLMIHPHVWVGNIQIFKQNHLLFGKLTQKARWPSVLRRTWIPNLIEADHECSSPYHQWHWRDLSVGLIESIGGLGQCWSPARHGTRIRLALAPCDPINPSQHFKCSDLSLRQCALHVGVEGLWLGRDSDAQHKDNHIYLLSNPGSFQMDWEALEPTAVSLAGNMSYGNTLCRKICGGEINLNEGIIQSPGYPVRYQQNTICRWIIKAPNKMIRFWVTDLDLSPGRDLTDKSCDRDRLTIMEGDEFTEDSAHVLATVCGKLHAGQGPITTVHGKLLLEFRSGNYEVTKRGFQARWVAEALDQPQTECGATSPSSGGNFARLVGGVKEAVENVPWHAAVFSDDVGTRDDNETPLCGATIIRHSYALTAAHCLDHLTSQQQVDKTILGYATSQLWRLTRLSHLLRDSDITVSSMDDDTGASVIRLSRIYSHPTYSENLDSDIVLIKVAEPITWSSRVFPVCLPSPESLLDHVGHGRLHIPKQYCKLAGWGSSSELGRRWRWSYMFLERQPLFGWCGWRAVWRMLITERTTLLYTRFHFH, from the exons ATGGATGCATGGTCAGTTGTGATGTGGGGTGGTCTATACAAGGCAACCATGAATTACAATGTATGGAGAATGGAGTATGGTCTGATGATACACCCTCATGTGTGGGTGGGGAATATACAG attttcaaacaaaaccatTTATTGTTCGGCAAATTGACGCAAAAAGCAAGATGGCCGTCTGTCTTAAG GCGAACATGGATTCCAAATTTAATTGAAGCTGACCATGAATGTAGTTCACCCTACCACCAATGGCACTGGAGAGATTTAAGCGTCGGGCTTATAGAAAGCATAGGAGGTTTAGGACAGTGTTGGTCACCTGCTCGGCATGGCACAAGAATCAGACTTGCCCTCGCCCCATGTGACCCCATTAACCCCTCCCAG CACTTCAAATGCTCTGATTTAAGTTTGCGGCAATGCGCGTTACACGTTGGTGTTGAGGGTTTGTGGTTGGGTCGTGACAGTGATGCACAACATAAAGACAATCATATATACCTTCTATCAAACCCTGGTAGTTTCCAAATGGATTGGGAAGCACTGGAACCTACTGCAGTATCTTTGGCAGGGAATATGTCGTATGGAAACACACTGTGCAG AAAAATCTGTGGGGGTGAAATCAATTTGAATGAAGGCATCATACAAAGTCCAGGCTACCCTGTAAGGtatcaacaaaacacaatCTGTAGATGGATTATTAAAG CTCCAAACAAAATGATCCGGTTCTGGGTCACTGACCTTGACCTTTCACCGGGTCGTGACCTCACGGATAAATCATGTGATCGTGATCGTCTCACGATCATGGAAGGTGATGAATTCACGGAGGATTCTGCTCATGTACTTGCTACAGTATGTG GCAAACTGCATGCTGGTCAAGGACCCATCACCACGGTGCATGGAAAACTACTTCTTGAATTCCGGAGTGGTAATTATGAAGTCACAAAACGTGGATTTCAAGCAAGATGGGTGGCTGAAGCATTAGACCAACCACAAACAG aatGTGGTGCTACATCGCCCTCCAGCGGTGGGAATTTCGCTCGTCTGGTAGGTGGCGTTAAAGAGGCAGTTGAAAATGTTCCATGGCATGCTGCAGTGTTTAGTGACGACGTGGGTACCCGGGACGACAACGAAACCCCCCTATGCGGCGCCACCATTATACGACACAGCTACGCGCTGACGGCAGCCCATTGTCTCGACCATCTGACGTCACAGCAGCA GGTTGATAAAACCATTCTCGGCTACGCGACTTCTCAGCTTTGGCGGCTGACGCGTCTCTCGCACCTACTGCGTGATAGTGACATCACTGTGTCGTCAATGGATGACGACACTGGCGCGAGCGTGATCCGTTTGAGTCGTATCTACAGCCACCCTACTTACAGCGAAAACCTGGATAGTGATATTGTATTAATTAAG GTTGCCGAGCCGATCACGTGGTCGTCTCGGGTATTCCCCGTATGTCTGCCATCGCCGGAATCACTTCTTGATCACGTGGGCCACGGTCGATTGCACATCCCAAAGCAATATTGCAAACTAGCTGGATGGGGAAGCTCCTCAGAGCTGG ggCGACGATGGAGGTGGTCTTACATGTTCTTGGAACGGCAACCATTATTTGGTTGGTGTGGCTGGCGAGCAGTTTGGCGAATGCTCATTACTGAACGTACCACGTTACTTTACACGCGTTTCCACTTTCATTAA